A single genomic interval of Heliangelus exortis chromosome 20, bHelExo1.hap1, whole genome shotgun sequence harbors:
- the BPTF gene encoding nucleosome-remodeling factor subunit BPTF isoform X20 has protein sequence MRGRRGRPPKQQQPAAATAQASSPAPPVPAGPIGGLRSRQRGSSRGRWATSAQAETAGPKQKGAGAAQASSPAAAASPRGGSKRKGGSGSSSTPGGGGSSGKGRGRAGAGGSGGGGGGGSCNSQGRAASSRRSISKVVYDDHESEEEEESMVSEEEEEGDPEDNQDSEEEEEEEIMEEEDDDDSDYPEEMEDEDDASYCTESSFRSHSTYSSTPGRRRQRVHRPRSPILEEKDIPPLEFPKSSEDLMVPSEHIMNVIAIYEVLRNFGTVLRLSPFRFEDFCAALVSQEQCTLMAEMHIVLLKAVLREEDTSNTTFGPADLKDSVNSTLYFIDGMTWPEVLRVYCESDKEYHHVLPYQETEDYPYGPVENKIKVLQFLVDQFLTTNIAREELMSEGVIQYDDHCRVCHKLGDLLCCETCSAVYHLECVKPPLEEVPEDEWQCEVCVAHKVPGVTDCVAEIQKNKPYIRHEPIGYDRHRRKYWFLNRRIIIEEDSESEKDKKIWYFSTKIQLAELIECLDKDYWEADLCKTLEEMREEIHRHMDVTEDLTNKARGNNKSFLSAANDEILDIIRARKGEIVEDKNTADDEAEKPKSDADNEQTDAERAKEESGDQDKIEETPTEQDEEKVKTEEATVIGDKSNSVASSTDDNNTNPSAGENSCSEGKNPVGCQSENPDSNNVAEKKVASELPQELSEETGEMIPSNSSIAPAAPQSDVENSNSSELGSGQNDSLKTPDDAENAERGSQTSEDTGEKSNGERSDSPGAGKGTPGSTRMLTRLRNPDSKLCQMKSQQVAAAAHEANKLYKEGREVLVVNSQGEVSRMNTKKEVVMKGNINNYFKLGQEGKYRVYHNQYATNSFALNKHQHREDHDKRRHLSHKFCLTPAGEFKWNGSVHGSRVLTISTLRLTIIQLENNIPASFLHPNWASHRSNWIKAVQMCSKPREFALALAILECAIKPVVMLPIWRESLGHTRLRRMTALEREEKEKVKKKERKQEEEETMQQATWVKYTFPVKHQVWKQKGEEYRVTGYGGWSWISKTHVHRFMPKLPGNTNANYRKLLPTKSEDEKCNLDKRKGQSKVKTEKDRTKDSHDLQAKDKADDSETLEKVQVKEEKSCEEKVEVDTVSENSDHAKDKAEKGIDGENDKVIKEEPMDVDDEKTEPSGKDEESHCKRDIINVSEGFHLRTCYKRKVKSSKLDGLLERRIKQFTLEEKQRLERMKLEASAKAGGIPSVSPQKNIDELQMRKVKEGSQFDMSSQDQSCISNKTQTEDAEQDCLPISSISCTKTSEPSLPLTDRLSKREGQLLGEDSPQSSEGESSIHNDSKESNPDPMTADGQEALEEPENSFVDGLKHTNTEWDDSETSKKTLKQKLPTARVSQHDQENLEPVVTESTCRKDTLGTLEKTDSEGNSEQQSKDPENNCMIKSHIEPSSSQESEMEEDIAPGKTENKSENKSIIPQKSVSKDLETFNTELTSETNLESQTQENMEKVEAEEDLLSSKLTEANGQKKAQDTSTVNKHLDQTNLNSVTDKKNNKDEETETNLEKSAFQINGKDSDNKLLSNDDCLGKDTCETKTGGDIEPKVNNINKSIPEHEIKPLTFKESSVKPFMNGDIMVEDTKDKNNVDPKSHLQSSPEFEAGEGLQPADEVPKYVQTAEEKQLSPERSAFVGTSTPAHGVCAENNLNSETESMETEVIEDKKAAPSPVTSCEESSLSSDFADQNGVQTYKVENINGENKIKTVITEVTTTTSTVSTESKTVFKVAETVASDEKTTVVSSTENCAISTVTTTTTVTKLSTPATDSNVDVISVQEHSKTVVTTTVTDSLTTPEGTLVTSMTVSKEYSTKDKVKLMKFARPKKTRSGTALPSYRKFVTKSSKKSIFVLPNDDLKKLARKGGIREVPYFNYNAKPALDIWPYPSPRPTFGITWRYRLQTVKSLAGVSLMLRLLWACLKWDDMAAKAPPGGGTTRTETSETEITTTEIIKRRDVGPYGIRSEYCIRKIICPIGVPEAPKETPTPQRKGLRSSALRPKRPETPKQTGPVIIESWVAEEELELWEIRAFAERVEKEKAQAVEQQAKKRLEQQKQIPAAGVAPAVTTTSSTTTTVSTPQKVVVGPLPGPVPTGTKVVLTTKVGSPATVTFQQNKNFHQTFATWVKQGQSSTGVVQVQQKVLGIIPSTTGASQTYTSFQPRTATVTIRPNTTGTLGTTSTSQVVQGTPLRPGMTVIRTPLQQSSLGKTIIRTPLVVQQGQTQQVVTQIIRGQPVSTAVSSTSTASSSAGQKTVTSPGTPPQQMQPQTPSQPPRPQQGQVKLTMAQLTQLTQGQGGSQGLTVVIQGQGQTTGQLQLIPQGVTVIPGPGQQLMQAAMPNGTIQRFLFTPLPAAATTASTTTTTVSTSTSATGEQKQALQAQPASALPPAQPQSQPQVQPQGQNQNTQPVPPAQPQAPQPALQPEPQTQPEPQTPASVDSPVTPEAQSSKSPVQSPAQPQAQGQSPVQVQSQQQTGILPQGQSQVQPQQPAQVVMKQNAVIEHLKQKKTLTPAEREENQRMIVCNQVMKYILDKIDKEEKQAAKKRKREESVEQKRSKQNATKLSALLFKHKEQLKAEILKKRALLDKDLQIEVQEELRKDLAKIKKEKEKAQAAAAAAAAAAAAAPPPPPPPPPPPPPQQHAASITSTSSSSSSSSSSSSSTTLPMAVSSQKRKREEEKDSSASKSKKKKMISTTSKETKKDTKLYCICKTPYDESKFYIGCDLCTNWYHGECVGITEKEAKKMDVYICNDCKRAQEGSSEELYCICRTPYDESQFYIGCDRCQNWYHGRCVGILQSEADLIDEYVCPQCQSTEDAMTVLSPLTDKDYEGLRRVLRSLQAHKMAWPFLEPVDPNDAPDYYGVIKEPMDLATMEERILKRYYKKVTEFVADMTKIFDNCRYYNPSDSPFYQCAEVLESFFVQKLKGFKASRSHNNKLQSTAS, from the exons ATGCGGGGCCGGCGAGGCAGGCcgcccaagcagcagcagccggcGGCGGCCACCGCTCAGGCGAGCTCCCCGGCTCCGCCCGTCCCGGCGGGCCCCATCGGGGGGCTGAGGTCCCGGCAGCGGGGCAGCAGCCGCGGCAGGTGGGCGACCTCGGCCCAGGCGGAGACGGCGGGGCCCAAGCAGAAGGGAGCCGGGGCTGCCCAGGCCTCttcccccgccgccgccgcctcccccaGGGGGGGCAGCAAGAGGAAGGGaggcagcggcagcagcagcacccctggtgggggaggcagcagcGGTAAGGGtaggggcagggctggggctggaggatCAGggggaggaggcggaggaggcaGCTGCAACAGCCAAGGCAGGGCTGCCTCGTCCAGGAGGAGCATCAGCAAAGTGGTGTACGATGATCATGAGagtgaagaggaggaggagagcatgGTGTccgaggaggaagaggagggagacCCCGAGGATAACCAGGACTCcgaggaggaagaagaggaggagataatggaggaggaggacgacGACGACTCTGACTACCCTGAAGAGATGGAGGATGAAGACGATGCCAGTTATTGCACTGAGAGCAGCTTCAGGAGCCACAGCACCTACAGCAGCACCCCAG gtagGAGAAGACAAAGAGTGCATCGTCCTCGTTCTCCAATCTTGGAAGAAAAGGACATCCCACCCTTGGAATTTCCTAAATCCTCAGAGGACTTAATGGTGCCTAGTGAGCATATAATGAATGTTATTGCCATCTATGAGGTACTAAGGAACTTTGGCACTGTTTTACGCCTCTCTCCTTTTCGTTTTGAGGacttctgtgctgctctggtAAGTCAAGAGCAGTGCACACTTATGGCAGAGATGCATATAgtgcttttaaaagcagttttacGTGAAGAAGACACTTCAAATACTACCTTTGGACCTGCTGACCTCAAAGATAGCGTTAATTCCACTTTGTATTTCATAGATGGAATGACGTGGCCAGAGGTTCTGCGGGTATATTGTGAGAGTGACAAGGAATACCATCATGTTCTTCCTTACCAAGAAACAGAGGACTATCCTTATGGACCAGTAGAGAATAAAATCAAAGTTCTGCAGTTTTTAGTGGATCAGTTTCTTACAACAAACATTGCACGTGAGGAGTTGATGTCAGAAGGTGTTATTCAGTATGATGATCATTGTAGGGTTTGTCACAAACTTGGGGATTTGCTTTGCTGTGAAACTTGCTCAGCTGTGTACCATCTGGAGTGTGTGAAGCCACCTCTAGAAGAGGTACCAGAAGATGAGTGGCAGTGTGAGGTCTGTGTTGCACATAAGGTGCCTGGAGTAACTGACTGTGTTGCTGAAatccaaaaaaataaaccatacATTCGACATGAACCTATTGGATACGACAGGCATAGACGAAAATACTGGTTCCTGAACAGAAGAATCATTAT agaggaagattcagaaagtgagaaagacaagaaaatctGGTACTTTAGCACAAAGATACAGCTGGCAGAGTTAATTGAATGCCTAGACAAAGATTACTGGGAAGCTGACCTATGCAAAACTCTGGAAGAAATGCGTGAAGAAATTCATCGGCACATGGATGTGACAGAAGACCTCACTAATAAAGCAAGGGGCAACAACAAGtctttcctttctgcagcaaaTG ATGAAATTTTGGACATTATCAgagcaagaaaaggagaaatagtGGAAGataaaaacacagcagatgATGAAGCAGAAAAGCCCAAAAGTGATGCTGATAATGAGCAGACAGATGCTGAGAGGGCCAAGGAAGAGTCTGGAGACCAAGATAAAATTGAGGAAACACCCACTGagcaagatgaagaaaaagtgaaaacagaag AGGCAACAGTCATTGGGGATAAAAGTAACTCTGTGGCATCAAGCACTGATGACAACAACACAAATCCTTCTGCAGGAGAGAATAGTTGCTCTGAAGGGAAGAACCCAGTGGGGTGTCAGTCAGAAAACCCTGATAGCAACAACGTGGCAGAGAAGAAGGTGGCATCTGAGCTCCCTCAGGAACTCTCAG AAGAAACTGGTGAGATGATCCCTAGCAACAGCAGCATTGCACCTGCTGCACCTCAGTCAGATGTtgaaaacagcaacagcagtgAGCTGGGCTCTGGGCAGAATGACTCCCTTAAGACACCTGATGATGCTGAAAATGCAGAGAGGGGATCCCAGACTTCAGAGGACACAG gaGAGAAATCTAATGGTGAAAGAAGTGATTCTCCAGGTGCAGGGAAGGGCACACCAGGTTCCACACGAATGCTGACAAGATTACGAAATCCAGATAGCAAGTTGTGCCAGATGAAAAGCCAGCAggttgctgctgcagcacatgaAGCAAATAAATTgtataaagaaggcagagag GTTCTGGTGGTCAACTCTCAAGGTGAAGTCTCTCGAAtgaacacaaagaaagaagTTGTGATGAAAGGAAATATCaacaattatttcaaattagGGCAAGAGGGGAAGTATCGTGTTTATCACAACCAATATGCCACAAATTCATTTGCCCTGAACAAACACCAGCACAGGGAAGACCATGACAAGAGACGACACCTCTCACATAAATTCTGTCTGACTCCTGCTGGAGAATTCAAATGGAATGGGTCTGTACATGGCTCCAGAGTTCTCACCATATCCACTTTGAGGCTGACTATTATTCAGCTGGAAAACAACATCCCAGCATCATTCCTCCACCCTAACTGGGCTTCCCACAG GTCTAACTGGATTAAGGCTGTTCAGATGTGCAGCAAACCCAGAGAATTTGCACTAGCTCTGGCTATTTTGGAATGTGCAATCAAACCAGTTGTCATGCTGCCCATCTGGAGGGAGTCGTTGGGGCACACtag ATTACGTAGAATGACAGCAttagaaagagaagaaaaggagaaagtgaaaaaaaaagagagaaaacaagaagaagaagaaacgATGCAGCAAGCTACATGGGTGAAATACACATTTCCTGTCAAACATCAA gtttggaagcagaaaggagaagaataTAGAGTAACAGGATATGGTGGCTGGAGCTGGATTAGTAAAACACATGTCCACCGGTTTATGCCCAAACTCCCTGGCAATACTAATGCAAATTACAGGAAGTTGCTACCAA CAAAGAGTGAAGATGAAAAATGCAACTTGGATAAACGAAAAGGTCAAAGTAAggtgaaaacagagaaagacagaaCAAAGGATTCTCATGATCTGCAAGCTAAAGACAAAGCAGATGATTCAGAAACCTTGGAGAAAGTGCAAGTGAAAGAAGAGAAGTCCTGTGAAGAAAAAGTAGAAGTTGATACAGTTTCTGAAAACTCAGATCATGCAAAAGACAAAG cagaaaaaggaatCGATGGTGAAAATGACAAAGTCATCAAGGAAGAACCTATGGATGTTGATGATGAGAAAACTGAACCCTCtggaaaagatgaggaaagTCACTGTAAGAGGGATATAATCAATGTCAGTGAGGGGTTTCATTTAAGGACTTGCTACAAAAGGAAAGTGAAATCATCCAAATTAGATGGACTGCTTGAGAGGAGAATAAAACAATTTacactggaagaaaagcaacGTCTGGAAAGGATGAAGCTTGAGGCTAGTGCTAAAGCAGGAGGCATTCCATCTGTAAGCCCCCAGAAGAACATAGATGAGCTACAGatgagaaaagtaaaagaaggCAGCCAGTTTGACATGTCTTCCCAAGATCAAAGCTGTATTTCAAATAAGACCCAAACTGAAGATGCAGAACAGGACTGTTTGCCCATCAGCAGCATCTCTTGTACCAAAACCAGTGAGCCCTCTTTGCCTTTGACAGACAGGTTGTCAAAAAGAGAAGGCCAGCTACTGGGTGAAGACTCACCTCAGTCCTCTGAAGGGGAAAGCTCCATTCACAATGATAGTAAAGAAAGCAACCCTGATCCTATGACTGCTGATGGACAAGAGGCTCTTGAAGAGCCTGAGAATTCATTTGTGGATGGCTTGAAACACACAAATACAGAATGGGATGATTCAGAAACGAgcaaaaaaactttaaaacaaaaactacCTACTGCCAGAGTATCTCAGCATGACCAAGAAAACTTAGAGCCAGTGGTAACTGAAAGCACCTGTAGAAAAGACACTCTGGGGACTCTTGAAAAAACAGATTCAGAAGGGAATTCTGAACAGCAGAGCAAAGATCCAGAAAACAACTGTATGATAAAAAGCCATATTGAACCATCATCCTCTCAAGAAAGTGAAATGGAGGAAGACATTGCtccaggaaaaactgaaaataaatctgaaaacaaGAGTATAATTCCCCAGAAGTCAGTTAGTAAAGATCTAGAAACATTTAACACAGAGCTAACATCTGAAACAAACCTTGAAAGTCAAACTCAGGAAAACATGGAGAAGGTAGAAGCTGAAGAGGATTTACTGAGCTCTAAACTGACTGAGGCCAATGGTCAAAAGAAAGCTCAGGACACCAGTACTGTAAACAAACACCTTGATCAGACAAATCTAAATAGTGTTACTGACAAAAAGAACAATAAGGATGAAGAAACTGAGACAAACTtagaaaaatcagcatttcaAATTAATGGAAAAGACAGTGACAATAAATTGTTATCAAATGATGACTGTTTAGGTAAGGATACCTGTGAAACTAAGACAGGGGGTGATATTGAACCCAAagttaataatattaataaatccATTCCAGAACATGAAATAAAACCATTGACTTTCAAGGAATCTTCAGTAAAGCCATTCATGAATGGTGACATCATGGTAGAGGAcacaaaggacaaaaataatgtGGACCCAAAGTCACATCTGCAGAGTTCACCTGAGTTTGAAGCAGGAGAGGGGCTTCAGCCAGCAGATGAGGTTCCCAAGTACGTGCagacagctgaagaaaaacagctttctCCTGAGAGATCTGCATTTGTTGGCACTTCCACACCTGCACATGGTGTCTGTgcagaaaataatctgaatagTGAAACAGAATCCATGGAAACTGAAGTAATTGAGGATAAGAAGGCTGCTCCATCACCTGTAACCTCATGTGAGGAATCTAGCTTGAGTAGTGACTTTGCTGATCAGAATGGTGTACAGACATATAAAGTGGAAAATATTAATggagaaaataagattaaaacTGTTATTACTGAAGTGACTACCACGACATCCACCGTGTCAACAGAATCCAAAACTGTGTTTAAAGTTGCAGAAACTGTAGCTTCTGATGAGAAAACAACAGTGGTGTCATCTACAGAAAATTGTGCCATATCCACTGTAACTACCACAACTACTGTAACCAAACTTAGCACTCCAGCTACAGACAGTAATGTTGATGTCATTTCTGTACAAGAGCACAGTAAAACAGTGGTTACAACAACAGTAACTGATTCCCTGACCACCCCAGAAGGCACATTGGTGACTTCCATGACTGTCAGCAAGGAGTATTCTACTAAAGACAAAGTGAAGTTGATGAAATTTGCAAGACCCAAAAAAACTCGTTCTGGAACTGCCTTGCCATCTTATAGAAAATTTGTCaccaaaagcagtaaaaaaagcatctttgttTTACCCAACGATGACTTAAAAAAGCTGGCCAGAAAAGGAGGGATCAGAGAAGTTCCTTATTTCAATTACAATGCAAAGCCTGCCTTGGATATCTGGCCATATCCATCCCCAAGGCCAACTTTTGGGATCACTTGGAG GTACCGACTACAAACAGTGAAATCATTGGCTGGAGTGAGCCTGATGTTGAGGTTGTTGTGGGCATGTCTCAAATGGGATGATATGGCAGCCAAAGCTCCCCCTGGGGGAGGAACTACACGTACAG AAACATCTGAAACTGAAATTACAACAACAGAAATAATCAAGAGAAGAGATGTTGGTCCCTATGGAATCCGGTCAGAGTACTgtataagaaaaattatttgtccCATTGGTGTACCAGAGGCTCCAAAAG AAACTCCAACACCCCAGAGGAAGGGACTACGATCAAGTGCACTAAGGCCAAAAAGGCCAGAAACACCCAAGCAAACGGGCCCTGTTATAATTGAGAGTTGGGTAGCAGAGGAGGAATTGGAACTGTGGGAGATCAGGGCATTTGCTGAAAG ggtggagaaggaaaaggcacAGGCAGTTGAACAACAGGCTAAG AAACgtctggagcagcagaagcagatcCCTGCTGCAGGTGTGGCCCCTGCTGTCACTACAACCAGCAGCACTACAACTACTGTCTCAACACCACAGAAAGTTGTGGTAGGGCCTTTACCTGGCCCAGTCCCCACTGGAACCAAAGTAGTACTTACTACAAAAGTGGGTTCTCCAGCTACAGTAACATTCCAACAAAACAAGAATTTCCATCAGACTTTTGCTACTTGGGTTAAACAAGGCCAGTCTTCAACAG GTGTTGTTCAAGTTCAGCAAAAGGTGTTGGGTATCATTCCATCAACTACAGGTGCAAGTCAAACATATACTTCATTCCAGCCAAGGACAGCAACAGTAACCATTAGGCCAAATACCACAGGGACATTAGGAACAACAAGCACTTCACAA GTAGTGCAAGGGACACCACTCCGTCCTGGGATGACAGTGATAAGGACACCACTCCAGCAGTCATCCCTTGGGAAAACCATCATCAGAACACCTCTAGTGGTGCAACAAG GTCAGACACAGCAAGTGGTGACTCAAATAATCAGGGGTCAGCCTGTCTCCACAGCAGTTTCTAGTACCAGcacagcctcttccagtgctggACAGAAGACTGTCACAAGTCCTGGAACACCTCCTCAGCAAATGCAGCCACAAACCCCATCACAGCCCCCTCGCCCACAGCAGGGGCAAGTGAAACTGACTATGGCCCAACTCACACAACTAACACAAGGACAG ggtggCAGCCAAGGATTAACTGTGGTAATTCAGGGACAAGGTCAAACTACTGGTCAATTACAATTAATTCCTCAGGGTGTGACTGTAATACCTGGTCCAGGACAACAGCTTATGCAAGCAGCAATGCCAAATGGTACAATTCAGAGATTTCTTTTCACCCCACTACCAGCAGCTGCTACTACAGCTAGCACAACTACAACAACAGTTTCCACTTCAACCTCGG CTACAGGGGAACAGAAGCAGGCTCTACAGGCACAGCCAGCATCAGCACtgcccccagctcagcctcagAGCCAGCCCCAGGTCCAGCCTCAGGGGCAGAATCAGAACACGCAGCCtgtgcccccagcccagccccaggcaccCCAGCCAGCACTTCAGCCTGAACCTCAGACCCAGCCTGAACCTCAGACTCCAGCATCTGTTGACTCTCCAGTCACACCTGAAGCACAATCATCTAAATCTCCAGTTCAgtctccagcacagccccaggctcAAGGGCAATCTCCAGTCCAAgtccagagccagcagcagacTGGAATCCTTCCACAAGGCCAGTCCCAAGTCCAGCCTCAGCAACCAGCTCAG GTGGTTATGAAACAGAATGCTGTCATAGAGCACTTGAAACAGAAGAAGACATTGACTCcagctgaaagggaagaaaatcagaG aatgATTGTGTGCAACCAAGTGATGAAGTATATTCTGGATAAGatagacaaagaagaaaaacaggcagCTAAGAAACGAAAGCGAGAGGAGAGTGTGGAACAGAAGAGGAGTAAACAGAATGCTACTAagctctcagctctgcttttcaagcATAAAGAAcagctgaaagctgaaatactgaaaaaaagagcactTCTGGACAAAGATCTACAAATTGAAGTGCAG GAGGAGCTAAGGAAAGACTTGGctaaaattaagaaagaaaaagaaaaagcccaggcagctgctgctgcagccgCAGCCGCTGCAGCCGCCGCGCCaccgccaccaccaccacctcctccaccaccaccaccccagcagcacgcagccagcatcacctccacctcttcatcctcctcctcttcctcctcctcctcctcttccaccaCCCTCCCCATGGCTGTGTCCTC